From Candidatus Pedobacter colombiensis, one genomic window encodes:
- a CDS encoding translocation/assembly module TamB, producing MNKYIQKGLRILLWIIASILLLLVLIMVSLKIPAVQNFVKDIAINYLKGKTKTEIRLGSVELGLPNDIVLNQFYIEDKKGDTLLYAQKLAVDISLFELFNNKVEINYIGLQKIRANVTRINPDTTFNFSFLVDAFVSEQAKPEAKVKKDTTSTLKFSVSKINLEDIGIVYRDDVAGNDMNLNLGEFKANIKDFDLNNQHYLIKTLSLNNTSVKYLQQKPLTQLQTQIANSIDTSKTKSGKLPLVEIQDFAFNKVKVSFDDKISKTSANLDLNQLALTKLFIDLTNNKYQIEDAKINDSKVDFKTAGSDMQAQVNLKEFSVTQLIADVNHNKYQLDEAKLNRSAIAFAFKPAPPVKTPRKTGTAPATPGISIIAQHLSLAENNVKFDNLAEKPAKGMDFNHLNIKNLGIQTEKLSYSDAGILVKVKSASFKEKSGFELSKLQGDVAYTQKQTKVNNLVLKTPNTSIENNTQLDYTTMEDLTKHPERVKIYMQVKNTTIGLKDAAYFSDAIPENYRNEKIKINAQAHGYMNNLVIPKLQMDGLKSTHIDVSGTAKGLPDVNKTVLDLNIKRFSLTKSDLLVVIPKKALPANISLPNSIDATGKFTGSMTNFNTGFNINTDMGSAKLLANMKGPKGQESYTADIDLNDFNVGRLLKMEPQLGKITVKANIKGTGLDAKKASATVNGQVVSAYYNNYTYRNLNLSGTYKQQKLDLKSNMADSNANFELTAHVDISGKYPAIKTNVDLKQIDLQKLNFSATELKLAGLIKADIQTADPDYLNGDITVNGLQLVKDGQSFNVDTIILHAEASADHNLLTLKSEFLRAKIDGQYQLTNLASAVINQINKYYQFGTVTKIPDQRFRFYVNFYNPKVLNKLVPGLSNFAPSRMNGLLDTKKDSLVMNAVFPQIVYGSYRVDSTRLNINNTDQKLNYKLTIKSLQSPSLSCFNNEISGAAVNNDLSLNIYLRDSKHKDKYILGGLFKSIDKDFRFSFDPQKVVLNYEKWAVSPENYLQFGASGILANQFNLSNGGQLLSVNSESNTPNAPLKVEFKDFRIETLTRFAEADSALVGGAINGTVNVKDLTGTPKFEANLTVDRLRYQKDMLGTLRIAVNNNTENAYETNIALSGTHELRVSGFYYTAPQSALDMTLNIDKIDLKAIQSLSMGQIKNGTGTVNGELSIKGTFDAPKVLGDLKFNQAGFNVAYVNSYFRMPAETISFTNTGIDFNKFTILDSLNQKAVITGGILTTNYRNFKFNMDIRTNNFRALNSTSKDNDMIYGTVYLTSTIKVRGDLNQPDVNMTVKVEDKTKFFFAMPPDDPTIINQEGIVQFVNFNAPPAKKTLTVTDSISKAPIKGINLSATITIDPGAELNVVVDPQNGDNLKVKGEATLAATMDPSGKTSLTGRYNVSSGSYNLSVGPVKREFKLQQGSNIVWTGEPTSANVDLTAMIEINAAPIDLLGDPTRTQAKTKLPFQVYLMMTGELLKPIIKFKIDLPENERGTLSGDVYGKLQSVNSDEGELNKQVFALLVLERFIADNPFQSLAGSGNGLVTNFARSSVSNLLADQLNKLASDLIKGVDIKFGINSTEDYSTGQLQNKTDLEIGLSKKLLSDRLIVTVGSSFGLEGQTAQQNTTNIAGNINIEYLISKDGKYRLRAYRRNQDEGVVEGQIIETGIGFALVVDYNKFREVFQNFSKKKRLRQEEKPKDDKTN from the coding sequence TTGAATAAATATATACAAAAAGGTCTTAGAATTTTACTGTGGATTATCGCGAGCATTCTTTTACTGCTCGTACTGATTATGGTTTCCCTAAAAATTCCGGCTGTACAAAATTTTGTTAAAGATATAGCCATCAACTACCTTAAGGGCAAGACTAAAACTGAAATCAGGTTAGGAAGTGTCGAGTTAGGCTTGCCTAACGACATTGTACTTAACCAATTTTATATTGAAGATAAAAAAGGCGACACCCTACTCTATGCACAAAAACTAGCAGTCGACATTAGCTTATTTGAACTATTCAATAACAAAGTTGAAATAAACTATATCGGTTTGCAAAAAATACGAGCAAATGTGACCCGTATAAATCCGGATACAACATTTAATTTTTCCTTTTTAGTAGACGCTTTCGTATCAGAACAGGCAAAACCGGAGGCCAAAGTTAAAAAAGACACCACCTCAACCCTAAAATTTTCTGTCAGTAAAATTAACCTGGAAGATATTGGCATTGTTTACCGTGATGATGTTGCCGGTAATGACATGAATCTGAACCTTGGAGAATTTAAAGCCAACATTAAAGATTTTGATCTGAACAACCAGCACTATTTAATCAAAACGCTTTCTCTAAACAACACTTCAGTTAAATACCTGCAGCAAAAACCATTGACACAGTTGCAGACACAAATCGCAAACAGCATTGATACTTCAAAAACTAAATCGGGTAAATTGCCACTTGTTGAAATACAAGATTTCGCGTTCAATAAGGTTAAAGTAAGCTTTGATGACAAGATCTCGAAAACCAGTGCAAACCTCGACTTAAATCAACTCGCACTAACTAAATTATTTATAGATCTTACCAACAACAAGTATCAGATTGAAGACGCAAAAATCAATGACAGTAAAGTTGATTTTAAAACTGCGGGTTCTGATATGCAGGCTCAAGTTAACCTGAAAGAATTCTCCGTAACACAGCTAATCGCGGATGTAAACCACAACAAATACCAGTTAGATGAGGCAAAATTGAATCGATCAGCTATAGCATTTGCATTTAAACCGGCTCCTCCTGTTAAAACACCTCGAAAAACAGGAACGGCTCCGGCAACTCCCGGAATTTCCATTATCGCACAGCACCTAAGCCTTGCCGAAAACAATGTAAAGTTTGATAACCTGGCTGAAAAGCCCGCTAAAGGAATGGACTTTAACCATCTCAATATAAAGAATCTGGGCATCCAAACAGAAAAGCTTTCCTATAGTGATGCCGGCATTCTGGTTAAGGTAAAGTCTGCTAGCTTTAAAGAGAAGAGTGGTTTCGAATTGTCGAAATTACAAGGCGATGTTGCTTATACCCAAAAGCAGACAAAAGTTAACAACCTGGTATTGAAGACACCCAATACCAGTATTGAAAACAATACTCAGCTGGATTATACCACGATGGAGGATCTCACCAAACATCCTGAAAGGGTAAAAATCTATATGCAGGTAAAAAATACGACCATAGGTTTAAAAGACGCAGCATATTTTAGTGATGCAATACCCGAAAACTATCGCAATGAAAAGATCAAAATAAATGCCCAGGCTCATGGATACATGAATAATCTGGTCATTCCAAAATTACAGATGGATGGTTTGAAAAGCACCCATATTGATGTAAGCGGAACGGCAAAAGGCCTACCTGATGTAAACAAAACTGTGCTTGACCTGAATATCAAACGCTTCTCTTTGACCAAGAGCGACCTGCTTGTTGTTATACCTAAAAAAGCATTACCTGCTAACATTAGTTTACCAAATTCGATTGATGCGACAGGTAAGTTTACAGGCTCCATGACAAACTTCAACACCGGGTTCAACATCAATACTGACATGGGGTCGGCCAAATTACTGGCCAATATGAAAGGTCCAAAAGGACAAGAAAGTTATACTGCCGACATTGATCTAAACGATTTTAATGTAGGACGCCTGTTAAAAATGGAGCCTCAGCTAGGTAAGATCACGGTAAAAGCTAATATTAAAGGAACAGGTTTGGATGCTAAAAAGGCTTCCGCTACAGTAAATGGGCAAGTGGTAAGTGCTTACTACAACAACTACACCTACAGAAATTTAAACCTAAGCGGTACTTATAAACAGCAAAAACTGGATTTGAAAAGCAATATGGCTGACAGTAACGCCAATTTTGAGTTAACAGCTCATGTGGATATCTCGGGTAAATACCCTGCCATAAAAACCAATGTGGATCTGAAACAGATAGATTTACAAAAACTCAACTTCAGTGCTACAGAACTTAAACTGGCGGGTTTAATTAAGGCCGATATACAAACGGCCGATCCGGATTATCTGAATGGCGACATTACAGTAAATGGCCTGCAATTGGTCAAAGACGGTCAAAGTTTCAATGTGGACACCATCATTTTACACGCTGAGGCTTCTGCAGACCATAACCTACTTACGTTAAAATCAGAATTTCTGAGGGCAAAGATAGATGGTCAATACCAGCTCACCAATTTGGCTAGTGCAGTGATCAACCAGATCAATAAATACTATCAATTTGGTACTGTCACTAAAATTCCTGATCAGAGGTTTAGATTTTATGTAAACTTCTACAACCCAAAGGTCTTAAATAAACTTGTACCGGGATTGAGCAACTTTGCCCCTTCCCGCATGAATGGCTTACTAGACACGAAAAAGGATAGTTTAGTGATGAATGCTGTATTTCCACAAATAGTTTATGGCAGTTACCGTGTAGACAGCACACGTTTAAACATCAACAATACCGATCAGAAGCTGAATTATAAACTCACTATTAAAAGCTTACAAAGTCCATCCTTATCCTGCTTTAACAATGAAATTAGTGGTGCAGCAGTAAACAATGACCTCAGTCTGAACATTTATTTACGCGATAGTAAGCATAAAGATAAATATATACTCGGTGGTCTTTTCAAATCTATTGATAAGGATTTCAGGTTTAGCTTTGATCCCCAAAAAGTAGTCCTGAACTACGAAAAATGGGCAGTATCTCCTGAAAATTACTTGCAATTTGGAGCATCCGGGATACTTGCCAATCAATTTAACCTGAGCAATGGTGGACAATTACTTAGCGTTAACAGCGAAAGTAATACACCTAATGCACCGCTTAAAGTAGAGTTTAAAGATTTCAGGATAGAAACACTTACCAGGTTTGCTGAAGCAGATAGCGCTTTAGTGGGTGGAGCTATCAACGGAACAGTCAATGTAAAGGACCTCACCGGTACTCCTAAATTTGAAGCCAACTTAACTGTAGATCGGCTGCGCTATCAAAAAGATATGCTGGGGACTTTACGTATTGCGGTAAACAACAATACAGAAAATGCCTACGAAACCAACATTGCCTTATCGGGAACACATGAGCTAAGAGTCAGTGGCTTTTATTATACAGCTCCACAGAGCGCGCTCGATATGACTTTAAATATCGATAAGATAGACCTTAAAGCCATTCAAAGCCTATCGATGGGCCAAATTAAAAACGGAACCGGGACAGTAAATGGGGAACTCTCTATTAAGGGCACTTTTGATGCCCCTAAAGTACTTGGTGATTTGAAGTTTAACCAGGCCGGCTTTAATGTAGCTTATGTGAACTCTTACTTCCGGATGCCTGCTGAAACCATTAGTTTTACCAATACAGGCATTGACTTTAATAAGTTTACCATTCTGGATTCGCTAAACCAGAAAGCTGTAATTACGGGTGGAATTCTAACCACCAACTACCGGAACTTTAAGTTTAACATGGACATCAGAACCAATAACTTCAGAGCCCTAAATTCGACCTCCAAAGACAACGACATGATCTATGGCACTGTTTATTTAACCAGTACAATTAAGGTACGCGGTGACTTAAATCAGCCGGATGTAAATATGACCGTAAAGGTGGAAGATAAAACAAAATTCTTCTTCGCCATGCCGCCTGATGACCCTACAATTATTAATCAGGAAGGAATTGTACAGTTCGTTAATTTTAACGCTCCCCCTGCAAAAAAAACGCTTACTGTAACAGATTCAATTAGTAAAGCGCCGATCAAAGGAATTAATCTAAGCGCTACAATTACTATAGATCCAGGAGCAGAATTGAATGTTGTAGTGGATCCACAAAATGGGGATAACTTAAAGGTTAAAGGTGAAGCAACGCTTGCTGCTACGATGGACCCCAGCGGAAAAACCAGCTTAACCGGCAGGTACAATGTATCAAGCGGGAGCTATAATCTATCAGTGGGTCCTGTAAAAAGGGAATTTAAACTTCAACAAGGCAGCAACATCGTATGGACTGGTGAACCAACAAGTGCCAATGTAGATTTAACAGCCATGATTGAGATAAACGCGGCACCAATAGATCTGCTTGGCGATCCAACCAGAACGCAGGCAAAAACAAAATTGCCCTTCCAGGTATACCTGATGATGACCGGTGAATTGCTAAAGCCAATTATTAAATTCAAAATCGACTTACCTGAAAATGAAAGAGGGACATTGAGCGGGGATGTTTATGGCAAGCTTCAATCGGTTAATAGTGATGAAGGAGAGCTCAATAAGCAGGTATTTGCTTTATTGGTATTAGAGCGTTTTATTGCCGATAATCCTTTCCAAAGTCTAGCTGGTAGCGGTAATGGCCTTGTTACTAATTTTGCACGTTCCAGCGTAAGCAACCTGCTTGCTGATCAGTTGAACAAGTTAGCTTCTGACTTGATAAAGGGTGTAGATATTAAATTCGGAATTAATTCAACAGAGGATTATTCTACCGGACAACTCCAAAACAAGACCGATCTAGAAATAGGCCTATCCAAAAAGCTATTAAGTGATCGGTTAATTGTAACCGTAGGTAGCTCATTTGGGTTAGAAGGGCAAACAGCACAACAGAACACCACCAACATTGCGGGTAATATAAATATTGAATACCTGATCTCTAAAGATGGAAAATACAGGTTAAGGGCATACAGACGTAATCAGGATGAAGGTGTAGTTGAGGGCCAAATTATAGAAACCGGTATTGGTTTTGCCTTGGTAGTGGATTACAATAAATTTAGGGAGGTATTCCAGAATTTTTCCAAAAAGAAAAGATTAAGACAAGAAGAAAAGCCTAAAGATGACAAGACTAATTAA
- a CDS encoding BamA/TamA family outer membrane protein, with product MTRLIKLCLFILACLIWASCSTTKRLKRGQILYTGAAIKINPGSTTKIDHQSEVKAALLDKTRPQPNKSFLGIKYKLGFYNLAGETTKKKGFRHWLRTKMGEPPVLLSEVKIPSNNAILKSFLVSQGYLQSEVTGDTLIKGKKGKVVYTANTGHRYKINSVAFPKDSAGLATIIDKNKSKSLLKIGNYYDLEVFKNERIRIDNDLKEEGYFYFSQDYLILQVDSTIGKNRVDIRLGVKEVAPNAGLKPYTINNINIFPNYTLRRDSALRKSTPEIYKDFKIYDPKHTFKAPLFNRLVFFKKGELYNRKDHNQSLNRMVNIGAFQAVKAEFIPLDSFKNDQLDLNIYLTPLKKHSLTFSVTGTSKSTNFVGSEVKLTQTTRNVFRGAEQLDISASGGFESQVGGQTSALNSYSFTLESKLTFPRFITPFKGINTTNAFIPKTVASLSYQLLHRGSLYDINSFKTQYGYKWNENKYKEHAFNPISINYVTSSLLTTDSATRDSILKVTPALINVLEKQFIIGSTYSFTYNNQFEDFKRNNIYFNGTLETGGNLWGLFAGKNANGAKVIAGLELNQFIRLEADFRDYYKITKNVTWANRIDLGYGYAYGNQNTLPFVRQFFAGGTNDIRAWPARSLGPGTYYYKNDPLVANSSYIDQSGDIKALISSELRFKIYSRLYGATFVDAGNIWLRKKNPKDQRQGTEFNLKTALDQFAVGTGVGLRVDASIFVIRLDVAFPIRKPYNEEGQRWVINQVDFGSNTWRKENLIYNIGIGYPF from the coding sequence ATGACAAGACTAATTAAACTCTGCTTATTTATACTTGCCTGTTTAATTTGGGCTTCCTGCAGCACAACAAAAAGGTTGAAGCGGGGGCAGATTCTATATACGGGGGCAGCAATAAAAATCAATCCTGGTTCGACAACAAAAATTGATCACCAAAGCGAAGTAAAAGCTGCGCTACTGGATAAAACGAGGCCTCAGCCCAATAAATCATTTCTCGGTATAAAATACAAATTGGGGTTTTACAACCTCGCGGGAGAAACAACCAAAAAAAAGGGGTTTAGGCACTGGCTGCGCACCAAAATGGGTGAGCCACCGGTATTATTGAGCGAAGTAAAAATCCCTTCCAATAATGCCATATTAAAAAGCTTCCTGGTAAGTCAGGGGTACTTACAATCTGAAGTCACCGGCGACACCTTGATTAAAGGAAAAAAAGGCAAAGTAGTTTATACCGCAAATACGGGCCACAGATACAAAATCAATAGCGTTGCTTTTCCTAAAGATAGCGCAGGACTTGCAACTATTATCGATAAAAATAAAAGTAAAAGCTTACTAAAAATTGGGAATTATTACGATCTGGAAGTTTTCAAAAACGAACGCATTCGCATTGACAACGATCTAAAAGAAGAAGGCTATTTTTATTTTAGTCAGGATTATTTGATTTTGCAGGTCGACAGTACCATTGGTAAAAACAGGGTTGACATCCGTTTGGGGGTTAAAGAGGTTGCTCCCAACGCGGGTTTAAAACCATACACCATTAATAATATCAATATTTTTCCAAATTACACCTTAAGAAGAGACAGTGCTTTAAGAAAATCCACTCCGGAGATTTATAAGGATTTTAAAATTTACGACCCCAAGCACACTTTTAAAGCGCCACTCTTTAATCGCCTGGTATTCTTTAAAAAAGGTGAGCTGTACAACAGAAAAGACCATAATCAATCACTAAACCGAATGGTTAACATTGGTGCATTTCAGGCTGTAAAGGCTGAGTTTATACCACTCGACAGCTTTAAAAATGATCAGCTGGATTTAAATATTTACCTGACGCCTTTAAAGAAACATTCCCTTACTTTCTCAGTAACTGGGACCAGTAAATCAACAAACTTCGTTGGTTCTGAAGTGAAGCTTACCCAAACTACCCGTAACGTGTTCAGAGGAGCAGAACAGCTGGATATAAGTGCAAGTGGTGGTTTTGAAAGTCAAGTAGGTGGGCAAACCAGCGCTTTAAACTCTTATTCTTTTACGCTGGAAAGTAAACTCACCTTCCCAAGGTTTATTACCCCTTTTAAAGGGATCAATACCACCAATGCTTTTATTCCCAAAACAGTAGCCTCACTTTCATACCAACTATTGCACAGAGGTTCATTATATGACATTAACTCCTTCAAAACGCAATATGGTTACAAGTGGAATGAAAACAAATATAAAGAACATGCTTTTAACCCAATATCAATCAATTATGTGACTTCTTCACTCTTAACAACAGATTCCGCTACAAGAGACAGTATTTTAAAGGTAACACCAGCTCTAATCAATGTACTGGAAAAGCAGTTTATTATTGGAAGTACTTATAGTTTTACCTATAACAATCAATTTGAAGACTTCAAAAGAAACAACATTTATTTTAATGGAACGCTGGAAACAGGCGGAAACCTATGGGGGTTATTTGCCGGTAAAAATGCTAATGGAGCTAAAGTCATTGCCGGTTTAGAGCTGAACCAATTTATACGTTTAGAAGCCGATTTCAGGGATTATTATAAAATCACAAAAAATGTTACCTGGGCTAATCGCATAGATTTGGGGTATGGCTACGCTTACGGCAACCAGAATACACTACCCTTTGTACGTCAGTTTTTTGCAGGTGGAACCAATGACATTAGAGCCTGGCCAGCCAGATCTTTAGGGCCTGGAACCTATTACTATAAAAATGATCCACTTGTTGCTAACAGCAGTTATATTGACCAAAGTGGAGACATTAAGGCGCTGATCAGTTCAGAGCTAAGGTTTAAAATCTACAGCCGGTTATATGGTGCGACCTTTGTTGATGCCGGTAATATATGGCTTAGAAAAAAGAATCCTAAGGACCAGAGACAGGGAACAGAATTTAACTTAAAAACTGCTTTAGATCAGTTTGCAGTAGGTACCGGAGTCGGACTTCGAGTGGATGCAAGTATCTTTGTCATTCGCCTCGATGTTGCTTTTCCAATTCGTAAGCCTTACAATGAAGAAGGCCAACGCTGGGTTATTAACCAGGTAGACTTTGGCAGCAACACCTGGCGTAAAGAGAATTTAATTTATAACATTGGAATAGGATATCCTTTTTAA